One Pseudonocardia sediminis DNA window includes the following coding sequences:
- a CDS encoding acyl-CoA dehydrogenase family protein — MTVSFDLSPEQEQLKHGSRQFAEAHLRDLADAVRAEPDPLRRALLARPAFEKAVEAGFLKGFIPVPFGGAAGNGVDAAILIEEWAAHSPDFVISMAGPLIALAPVYEAGTPEQIARFVAPFLAERGAPVAAMAYSEPGGSANFDAAPPAEGTRTTAVPDGDEYVINGRKAWASHLPGWDGDGPDVMTIVCRAPGGVSLVVAEREHLAGHIEVEEYYDLPGLAGCMTARVRLVDVRVPKANLLGEEGQGVALTRNAFVGSGASIGTFAVAAMRQAFDIAFRFARTEKRGGDVAIIEHRAVSDVLADAKGRIEAVRLLSWRALDAALSQHPAGLEMALHAKIFGSETGVEVINDLIKLVGVEAYDRNFPILRHLHEALAYPVIEGSNIGVRRRQLHDLFRTGGYDPLSASGMA; from the coding sequence GTGACCGTCTCGTTCGACCTGTCCCCCGAGCAGGAGCAGCTCAAGCACGGTTCCCGCCAGTTCGCCGAGGCGCACCTGCGCGACCTCGCCGACGCGGTACGCGCCGAACCGGACCCGCTGCGCCGGGCACTGCTCGCCCGGCCGGCGTTCGAGAAGGCCGTCGAGGCCGGGTTCCTGAAGGGCTTCATCCCGGTCCCGTTCGGCGGCGCCGCCGGCAACGGCGTCGACGCGGCGATCCTGATCGAGGAGTGGGCCGCGCACAGCCCGGACTTCGTGATCTCCATGGCCGGGCCGCTGATCGCCCTGGCCCCGGTCTACGAGGCCGGCACGCCCGAGCAGATCGCGCGCTTCGTCGCACCGTTCCTGGCCGAGCGCGGCGCCCCCGTCGCGGCGATGGCCTACTCCGAGCCCGGTGGCTCGGCGAACTTCGACGCCGCTCCCCCGGCCGAGGGCACCCGCACCACCGCCGTCCCCGACGGCGACGAGTACGTGATCAACGGACGCAAGGCGTGGGCGTCACACCTGCCCGGCTGGGACGGCGACGGCCCGGACGTCATGACGATCGTCTGCCGCGCCCCCGGCGGCGTCTCGCTGGTCGTCGCCGAGCGCGAGCACCTCGCCGGGCACATCGAGGTCGAGGAGTACTACGACCTGCCCGGCCTGGCCGGCTGCATGACCGCCCGCGTCCGGCTCGTCGACGTGCGGGTGCCGAAGGCCAACCTCCTCGGCGAGGAGGGCCAGGGCGTCGCGCTGACCCGCAACGCGTTCGTCGGCAGCGGTGCGTCGATCGGCACGTTCGCGGTCGCGGCGATGCGCCAGGCGTTCGACATCGCCTTCCGGTTCGCCCGCACCGAGAAGCGCGGCGGCGACGTCGCGATCATCGAGCACCGGGCCGTCTCCGACGTCCTCGCCGACGCCAAGGGCAGGATCGAGGCCGTCCGGCTGCTGTCCTGGCGGGCCCTCGACGCGGCGCTGTCGCAGCACCCGGCCGGGCTGGAGATGGCACTGCACGCCAAGATCTTCGGCTCCGAGACCGGCGTCGAGGTGATCAACGACCTGATCAAGCTGGTCGGGGTCGAGGCCTACGACCGCAACTTCCCGATCCTGCGTCACCTGCACGAGGCGCTCGCCTACCCCGTCATCGAGGGCAGCAACATCGGCGTCCGCCGCCGTCAGCTCCACGACCTGTTCCGCACCGGGGGCTACGACCCGCTCTCCGCCTCGGGGATGGCCTGA
- a CDS encoding helix-turn-helix domain-containing protein: MAVWDVASRPEPDQFGYWHEVICRAFVPLTPRRTTPGAGFAARVETRTLHDVERALIASQPQETAHGPREVARTDGAFYFVNLQVEGHCRTRQGGTESVVGPGRFTIVDTTEPYWFDFDGPWRMVSYRLPHALLDARLGGARPQVGRCFEATGAGAVVASMLSTLWEVDGSTGPAATAELEQALASAVTATTAGRAVEDPRETLRAEILRDVRRRLGDPSLTVAGVCRRFGISARTLHATFAGAERPFAATVRRMRLECCAVLLADPVTPGTVTAIAASLGFDDPASFSRAFRREFGCTPSEVRDGASPRGMHS, from the coding sequence ATGGCGGTATGGGACGTGGCCTCGCGGCCCGAGCCGGACCAGTTCGGCTACTGGCACGAGGTCATCTGCCGGGCCTTCGTGCCGCTCACCCCGCGCCGCACCACACCCGGCGCCGGTTTCGCCGCACGGGTCGAGACCCGGACCCTGCACGACGTCGAGCGGGCGCTGATCGCCTCGCAGCCGCAGGAGACCGCCCACGGCCCGCGGGAGGTGGCCCGCACCGACGGTGCCTTCTACTTCGTCAACCTGCAGGTGGAGGGCCATTGCCGCACCCGCCAGGGCGGAACCGAGTCGGTCGTCGGACCGGGCCGGTTCACGATCGTCGACACGACGGAGCCGTACTGGTTCGACTTCGACGGGCCCTGGCGGATGGTGTCCTACCGGCTCCCGCACGCGTTGCTCGACGCCCGGCTCGGCGGGGCCCGGCCGCAGGTGGGCCGGTGCTTCGAGGCCACCGGCGCGGGCGCCGTCGTCGCGTCCATGCTGTCGACCCTCTGGGAGGTCGACGGCTCCACCGGCCCGGCCGCGACCGCCGAGCTGGAGCAGGCGCTGGCGTCCGCGGTGACGGCCACGACGGCGGGCCGGGCCGTCGAGGACCCCCGCGAGACGCTGCGTGCCGAGATCCTGCGCGACGTACGGCGCCGTCTCGGCGACCCGTCACTGACCGTGGCCGGCGTCTGCCGCCGCTTCGGCATCTCCGCCCGGACCCTGCACGCGACGTTCGCCGGAGCCGAGCGGCCCTTCGCGGCCACGGTCCGCCGGATGCGGCTGGAGTGCTGCGCGGTGCTGCTCGCCGACCCCGTCACCCCCGGCACCGTCACCGCGATCGCGGCGTCGCTGGGGTTCGACGATCCGGCGTCGTTCAGCCGTGCGTTCCGGCGTGAGTTCGGGTGCACCCCGAGCGAGGTCCGCGACGGGGCGTCGCCGCGCGGAATGCACAGCTGA